Below is a window of Halarcobacter anaerophilus DNA.
CTTGCAAAGAGTGTGATTACTATATACATGACGATAAAGGAAGAGTAGTTGTCACAATAGAAGGAAACGGCGTAGATGAAGAACTTGCAAAATTAAGAGTAATAGAAGCAATTCCCCATGTAATCTCGGCAGATATGCAAATGGCATATAGTGAAGAGGAGTTAGAAGAGCATATGGAAGTTTTGGAAAATGCCGATTTAGTTCCTAAAATGTTGAATGATGAAAATGTAGATCCTAAAAAAATTCTTTATAGAGGAGACTTGAAAAAGAAAGATTTAGAAGGCTTTGCAAAAGATTTTAGTAAGGTTGATTAGATGGAATATAATGAGAGTGAATTTCTAATAGAAACAATAGTTCCAAAAAATGAACTTATTATTTCAAGAACAGATTTAAAAGGTGTTATTACCTACGTAAATGACACCTTTGCTCAAATTAGCGGTTATGAAGAAGAGGAATTAATAGGAAATCCTCATAATATAGTAAGACATCCGGATATGCCAAAAAAAATCTTTAGGCAGATGTGGGAAAAACTCCAAAACAAGCAAAAATGGGAAGGAGTTATAAAAAACTTAAGAAAAGATCATGGATTTTATTGGGTCCATGCAATAATAAGCGGTGTTTATAAAGACAATCACTTAGTAGAATACAAATCAATAAGAACTCCAATAACTTACGAAACAAAACTAAAATATCAAAAACTCTATGATCAATATAGAAATATTGATAAAGAGAATATTCGAAGAGTAGTCTATTCATAAAATAGACTGCTTTTTTCTTTTTTTTAATCAACTCTCTTGACTTAGGTCAATAAAAATGAACATTCATTTAGGTTATAATGAAAACGGTGAATCTAACGGTAAAGGAGTACGATGGAAAAGATTAAAAAATCCAAATCCAAAGTCATTGTTCCGTTATCACTTGTTTTAGTCGGGCTTATTGTAGGTCTGATTATTTCGTTTGGTAGCTCAGTCGGGGTAAAACATACAAGCGATAAAAACTACTGTGCAAGCTGTCACACCATGCAACCCGTTGTTGATTCATATAAAATGGATATACATGGAGGAGCAGGAGAGCACGGCATAGAAGTAAAATGTGTTTATTGTCATTTACCGCAAGACTCAATGGCTAATTACTTAATCACTAAGGTTAAAACAGGAATGCATGATTTATATGTAGAAAACTTTGAAGATACTTCAAAAATAGATTGGCATAAGATGAGAGAACACAGAGAATCTTTCACTTATGATAGTGCCTGCCTTAATTGTCACACAAATCTTAAAAATGCAACAGAATCAAATCTAAAAGCATTTAATGCACACAGAAAGTATTTTGCAAAAACTACAGATAAAACTTGTGTTGGTTGTCACGAGAATGTAGGACATAAAGATTTAGGTTTATATTTGCCTAAAAATTAAGTCCCAAAAGAAAAGGAGAAGAGATGTTAAAGAAGTTACTGTTATCAATATTTGCTTCAAGTATTATGCTTTTTGCGGCTAATGTCGGTGACTTAAGTTCAGTTAAAACCCTCAAAGTTGACAGGGATATGACAAAAATTGGAAAAAGCTGTGTAGAGTGTCATGCCAAAGAAACACCAGGCATGGTAAATGATTGGAAAGAGAGCCGCCACGGTCATGTGGGAATCTCATGTATTGATTGCCACCAAGTAAAAAAAGATTCACCAATGGCAACACAAGCCTGTCCAGGAGTAAAAGGGACAGAAGTATATATTTCGTTATTGGTTACTCCTAAAACTTGCCAAAGATGTCACCCTAACGAAGTAAAAGAGTTTGAAGAGAGTGGACATGCAAGAGCAGGTCTGCAAGTTCATGCAAAAGCAGGAATGCAGTCACTAATACACCATTTTGAAGGTGCAGATAATCCTCACACAAAAGGTTCACCCGAAGCAACAGGATGTATGCAATGCCACGGTAGAGTCGTGGAATTAGATTCAAACAAAAGACCGACACCCCAAACTTGGCCGCAAGCAGGAATGGGAACTATTTATCCCGATGGAAGTGTAGGAAACTGTGCTACTTGCCATACAAGACACAAATTCTCTATTGAAGAGGCTAGAAAACCTGCCGCTTGTGCTTCATGTCACTTAGGACCGGATCATCCTGATATTGAGATTTATAATAACTCAAAACACGGACATATTTTTAATGCAGAAGGAAATAAATGGAAATATGATTCAGCACCCGATGCTTGGGAACCGGGAGATTACAGAGCACCTACTTGTGCTACATGTCATATGAGTGGAATCGGAGATTTGAAAACAACTCACAATATAAGCAGAAGATTAAAATGGAATTTGTGGGCTCCAAAATCTAACCTAAGAGACGGCGGATTTGATAATGCCGTAAAAGTTTGGAAAGAAGAAGGTAAATTTACAAAAGGAAATCCTGTTGCAGGACATCCTGACGGACACAAAGCAGCAAGAGCAGAGATGGAACAAGTATGTAAATCTTGTCACAGTACATTACACACTAAAAACTTCTTTGAGATGGCAGATAAACATGTAATACTTTACAATGAGTCTTATTATGCACCTGCTAAAAAAATGTTAGATGAATTAAAAGAAAAAGGTTTGATTGAAAAGGATCAATGGACAGATGAATTCTTTAAAATCTACTATCATTTATGGCATCACCAAGGAAGAAGAATGAGACAAGGTGCATTAATGAATGGACCTGATTATGCTCACTGGCACGGTGTATTTGAACTTCAACAAGATATTAGAGCGATGAAAAAAATATACGAACATAGAATAAAAACCGGAAAAATCGACTAAATTATAAGGGAGAAGTTCTCCCTTATATAATAAGCTAAATAAAAAGGAAAATTCATGAAACTTTTAGTATCCCTGTTACTTATACTTCTTGCTACAAATATATATGCAAAAGAGTTGTTGGCAATTGTAAACGGAAATGAAATAACAACAGATGTAACCCATAATGACTTTTCAACCATGAATATAGATCAAAAGAAAATTGCAATAAAAAGATTGATTGAAAAAGAACTTGCAATAGAATATGCATTAAATAGCGGTATTATAAAAGAAAAAAAATTTATTGATATATTTAATCATATAATTGAAAAAACAAAAAAAAACAATAATGATTTAGCATCAAAAGTTAAAAAGAGTGAAAATAGCTATTCAAAAGAGCAAATAAGAAGTAAAAAAGGCTTATTGGCTTTTGATATGTTATTAGATAAAAAAGCTAAAAAATTAAATCCTGATATAAATACATTAAAAAAATATTATGAAATAAACAAACAAAAATATGATACAAAAAAAATGTATGAACTTTTACATATAGTTGTAAATACAAAAAAAGAAGCATCAGAAATAGAGAAAAAATTACAAAAAAGTAAAAATCCAATAAAAACATTCCAAGAACTAGCATCAAAAGAGTCTCTGGCGCCTACAAAAGACAAAAACGGTTACTTAGGACAATTCTATTATGAAAATATGCCCACAGAGCTAAAACAAGCTCTAAAAGAGCTAAAAAGAGGAGATTACAGTAAACCCTTTAAAACTGATTTCGGTTACCAAATAATATATGTAATGGGATATCAAGATGAAGTAAAAAGAGGATACAAAGAGAGTCAAATCAATGTCAAAGAAGATTATATAAAAGAGACTGTGATTAATTGGGCATTTGAAGAAATAAACAAATTAAAAGAAGAGGCAAAAATAAAAATCATTTTTAAAGGTTAAAGTATTTAAAATGGTGCCCACAGCAAGATTTGAACTTGCAACCTCTCCCTTACCATGGGATTGCTCTACCGTTGGAGCTATGCGGGCAATTAGTAAACAAATTATTAAGGAGAGAATAATACCAAAAGAATAATCAAAACTAATTTAATTTTGAGAAAAAGGGCTAAAAAAAAGCCTTGTCTTAGACAACTAAAGATAAGTTGAGAAAGATAAGGCTTAAAAATAAACTCAAGAGCTGGCAGCGGCTTACGTTTCCACTCCCGTAGGGAGCAGTATTATCAGCGCAGAGGTGCTTGACTTCCGGGTTCGGAATGGAGCCGGGTATTTCCACCTCGCTAAAACCACCAGCAATATGAGTAAAGAAACTATTTTTAATAATATATCTCTTTACTCACATCTTCTGAGTTCTTTAAATTAATGTTAAGTCTTTTGACACTCTTTTGAGTTTAACTCAATAAGATAGTAAACCAAGAAATTTATAAAAAAAGCCAAACGATCTATTAGTACTGGTCAGCTAAATGAATTACTTCACTTACACATCCAGCCTATCAACCAGCTAGTCTTGCTGGGATCTTCAGGGAAAGTTCATCTTAGAGTTGGCTTCGTGCTTAGATGCTTTCAGCGCTTATCTCATCCGTACGTAGCTACCCAACGATGCCCTTGGCAGAACAATTGGTACACTAGTGGTACGTTCATCCCGGTCCTCTCGTACTAGGGACAAATCTCTTCAACTTTCCTACGCCCACGGAAGATAGGGACCGAACTGTCTCACGACGTTCTGAACCCAGCTCGCGTACCGCTTTAAATGGCGAACAGCCATACCCTTGGGACCTGCTCCAGCCCCAGGATGCGATGAGCCGACATCGAGGTGCCAAACCTCCCCGTCGATGTGAGCTCTTGGGGGAGATCAGCCTGTTATCCCCGGCGTACCTTTTATCCTTTGAGCGATGGCCCTTCCACACAGAACCACCGGATCACTATGACCGACTTTCGTCTCTGTTCGACTTGTATGTCTCACAGTCAAGCTAGTTTTTGCCATTATACTCAACTGGCGATTTCCATCCGCCATGAACTAACCTTTGTAAGCCTCCGTTACTTTTTAGGAGGCGACCGCCCCAGTCAAACTACCCACCAGACATTGTCCTGAAGAAGGTTAACTTCTCGCAGTTAGTAACTCAAATATTCAGGGGTGGTATCTCAAGGTTGGCTCCACGTCTACTGGCGTCTACGTTTCTAAGCCTCCCACCTATCCTGCACATGAATATCCAAGCTACAGTGTCAAGCTGTAGTAAAGGTGCACGGGGTCTTTCCGTCTTTCCGCGGGTAGGAGGAATTTTCACCTCCACTACAATTTCACTGGATCCCTGGTTGAGACAGCTCCCATCTCGTTACGCCATTCATGCAGGTCGGTATTTAACCGACAAGGAATTTCGCTACCTTAGGACCGTTATAGTTACGGCCGCCGTTTACTCGGGCTTCAATCAAACGCTTCGCTAATGCTAACGTCATCAGTTAACCTTCGAGCACCGGGCAGGCGTCACACCTTATACATCCACTTACGTGTTAGCAAAGTGCTGTGTTTTTGGTAAACAGTCGGGAGGGACTCTTTGTTGCAACCTCTTTAGCTTTCGAGAGTAAATCTCTATACCAAAGTAGGCACACCTTATACCGAAGATACGGTGCTAGTTTGCAGAGTTCCTTAACCAGGGTTCTTCCACGCGCCTTAGAATACTCATCCCACCCACCTGTGTCGGTTTACGGTACGGGCAATATATAATATACTTAGTGGCTTTTCTTGGCACGACAGTATCATCGATTCTGAATCTCCTCCGAAGAGTGTCATCAGCCTGTAAGATCTCGGTCTATCGTAATCCGGATTTTCCTAAATTACAACCTACTTCCTTCGAGCCACTATTCCATCAGTGACCTCGACTAACTCTATGCGTCCCCACATCGCGCTTATATATTGGTATTGGAATATTAACCAATTTCCCATCGTCTACCCCTCTCGGACTCGACTTAGGACCCGACTAACCCTACGATGACGAGCATCGCGTAGGAAACCTTGGGTTTTCGGCGTTAAGGATTCTCACCTTAATTCTCGCTACTCATGCCTGCATGCTCACTTCTATCCGCTCCACCACTCCTTACCGGTATGGCTTCAACGCTGAATAGAACGCTCTCCTACCACTCGTGAAAAATCACGAATCTAAAGCT
It encodes the following:
- a CDS encoding chaperone NapD — encoded protein: MNISSIVVQTTPKYLDQVVEALVACKECDYYIHDDKGRVVVTIEGNGVDEELAKLRVIEAIPHVISADMQMAYSEEELEEHMEVLENADLVPKMLNDENVDPKKILYRGDLKKKDLEGFAKDFSKVD
- a CDS encoding PAS domain-containing protein; amino-acid sequence: MEYNESEFLIETIVPKNELIISRTDLKGVITYVNDTFAQISGYEEEELIGNPHNIVRHPDMPKKIFRQMWEKLQNKQKWEGVIKNLRKDHGFYWVHAIISGVYKDNHLVEYKSIRTPITYETKLKYQKLYDQYRNIDKENIRRVVYS
- a CDS encoding cytochrome c3 family protein — protein: MEKIKKSKSKVIVPLSLVLVGLIVGLIISFGSSVGVKHTSDKNYCASCHTMQPVVDSYKMDIHGGAGEHGIEVKCVYCHLPQDSMANYLITKVKTGMHDLYVENFEDTSKIDWHKMREHRESFTYDSACLNCHTNLKNATESNLKAFNAHRKYFAKTTDKTCVGCHENVGHKDLGLYLPKN
- a CDS encoding multiheme c-type cytochrome; this encodes MLKKLLLSIFASSIMLFAANVGDLSSVKTLKVDRDMTKIGKSCVECHAKETPGMVNDWKESRHGHVGISCIDCHQVKKDSPMATQACPGVKGTEVYISLLVTPKTCQRCHPNEVKEFEESGHARAGLQVHAKAGMQSLIHHFEGADNPHTKGSPEATGCMQCHGRVVELDSNKRPTPQTWPQAGMGTIYPDGSVGNCATCHTRHKFSIEEARKPAACASCHLGPDHPDIEIYNNSKHGHIFNAEGNKWKYDSAPDAWEPGDYRAPTCATCHMSGIGDLKTTHNISRRLKWNLWAPKSNLRDGGFDNAVKVWKEEGKFTKGNPVAGHPDGHKAARAEMEQVCKSCHSTLHTKNFFEMADKHVILYNESYYAPAKKMLDELKEKGLIEKDQWTDEFFKIYYHLWHHQGRRMRQGALMNGPDYAHWHGVFELQQDIRAMKKIYEHRIKTGKID
- a CDS encoding peptidylprolyl isomerase, which encodes MKLLVSLLLILLATNIYAKELLAIVNGNEITTDVTHNDFSTMNIDQKKIAIKRLIEKELAIEYALNSGIIKEKKFIDIFNHIIEKTKKNNNDLASKVKKSENSYSKEQIRSKKGLLAFDMLLDKKAKKLNPDINTLKKYYEINKQKYDTKKMYELLHIVVNTKKEASEIEKKLQKSKNPIKTFQELASKESLAPTKDKNGYLGQFYYENMPTELKQALKELKRGDYSKPFKTDFGYQIIYVMGYQDEVKRGYKESQINVKEDYIKETVINWAFEEINKLKEEAKIKIIFKG